The Pochonia chlamydosporia 170 chromosome Unknown PCv3seq00027, whole genome shotgun sequence genome has a window encoding:
- a CDS encoding amine oxidase (similar to Aspergillus oryzae RIB40 XP_001820603.1), whose translation MPSQFDVAIIGAGPAGITAARDLAASGHSVILLEARDRIGGRTYVGNAFGGTLELGGAFVHWTQPHVWRELHRHGMTSLQPPLPSETTFWLADGVVHSGSEEDWAIATQTGLTKLFGDARARFPMPFEPNAVDNSDIESQTLKQAIDGLGLSSYERDALEGALGSMIHSCDKHGVAQLMYGSAVNFGSYLGLLETAGTWHIQGKGTRGLFEAMLDEFPSINISLSTAVESITRKGTQLQITARDGQQIHARSAIVAVPINTIRDITFTPPLPQVIRTMLDKDDGKPNSIMACKVWVRVRGEIAPFTAVAPAGKHPFAAARVEKRWEGGDTVIMCMCADAALIPADEVQRRKVMEAALRLFVPGIEVVDTVAHDWVGDEFSKGGWMMHRPGGFTGQGTVELRKSHFDGRLCFAGSDIATIDVGAINGAMGSGALAARDVGVMLAKDKGIGMRL comes from the coding sequence ATGCCTTCTCAATTCGACGTCGCGATCATAGGAGCCGGTCCCGCAGGAATAACAGCTGCCAGAGACCTCGCAGCCTCAGGACACTccgtcatcctcctcgaaGCCCGCGATAGAATCGGCGGACGCACCTACGTCGGCAACGCCTTTGGAGGCACTCTCGAACTTGGCGGTGCTTTTGTGCATTGGACACAACCTCACGTTTGGCGAGAATTACATCGTCATGGCATGACAAGCCTgcagcctcctcttccttccgAAACGACATTTTGGCTAGCTGATGGTGTTGTTCATTCGGGAAGCGAGGAAGATTGGGCCATAGCAACTCAGACTGGACTAACCAAACTCTTTGGAGATGCAAGAGCGCGCTTTCCAATGCCATTTGAACCAAATGCCGTTGATAACTCCGACATCGAGTCGCAGACTCTGAAACAGGCCATTGATGGACTGGGTCTGTCCTCCTACGAGCGGGATGCCCTCGAGGGAGCTTTGGGGAGCATGATCCATTCTTGCGATAAGCATGGCGTCGCTCAATTAATGTACGGGTCGGCAGTTAACTTTGGTAGCTACTTGGGGCTTCTGGAGACAGCAGGGACATGGCATATTCAGGGAAAAGGAACGAGAGGTCTTTTCGAAGCCATGCTAGATGAGTTTCCCAGCATCAATATCAGCCTCTCGACCGCAGTAGAATCCATCACCAGGAAAGGCACACAATTACAGATTACAGCTCGCGACGGACAACAAATCCACGCTCGCTCCGCCATTGTCGCCGTACCTATCAACACGATCCGTGACATCACCTTCACCCCCCCTCTCCCGCAAGTAATTCGCACCATGCTCGACAAAGACGACGGAAAgccaaactccatcatggcatGTAAGGTCTGGGTGCGTGTCCGCGGCGAAATTGCCCCTTTCACAGCAGTAGCACCAGCTGGAAAACACCCATTCGCAGCTGCGAGAGTTGAGAAGCGCTGGGAAGGAGGTGACACGGTGATAATGTGCATGTGCGCCGACGCAGCGCTGATACCGGCGGATGAAGTTCAACGCAGGAAagtgatggaggcggcgttGCGGCTCTTCGTTCCGGGCATTGAGGTTGTTGATACGGTGGCTCATGACTGGGTGGGCGATGAGTTCTCCAAGGGTGGGTGGATGATGCATAGACCCGGGGGCTTCACTGGTCAGGGGACGGTAGAGTTGCGTAAGTCGCATTTTGATGGGAGGTTGTGTTTTGCAGGGAGCGATATTGCGACtattgatgttggtgcaaTTAATGGTGCCATGGGAAGTGGTGCTCTTGCTGCGCGTGATGTTGGGGTCATGTTAGCGAAGGATAAAGGTATTGGGATGAGGCTTTAA
- a CDS encoding RTA1 like protein (similar to Colletotrichum fioriniae PJ7 XP_007595049.1) — MEVRASDPQGNRPIKGYVDPDFSNPNGEWDTPIIIYGYTPSFALATFAAVWFFVLLLAHSVQTARSRTWWWIPTSVGLIFEVIGYIARSLSAKKDPYHLIYFVLNYFFIVTAPVFLAAGIYTILSAMINQIGQRYAFLRPRFILAFFITSDAIATILQVAGAAMIGKAESDRKDPTTPNNILLGGLAAQVFSMGSFVILAASFIYRARKHIRKHRLTGFTAVFAAATVLIYLRTAFRLAETAEGLFSKLQTNEVYFATLEFAPVALALLLLAVWHPGRYLPRKVMAAQGHAVDGV; from the exons ATGGAAGTCAGGGCTAGCGATCCGCAAG GCAACCGCCCGATAAAAGGCTACGTCGACCCCGACTTCTCAAACCCCAACGGGGAATGGGACACGCCCATAATCATATACGGCTACACGCCATCCTTTGCCCTCGCCACATTCGCAGCAGTATGGTTCTTCGTCCTATTGCTCGCCCACTCGGTGCAAACCGCACGGAGCCGCACATGGTGGTGGATTCCAACATCCGTTGGTCTCATCTTCGAAGTCATTGGCTATATTGCTCGCTCCTTGTCCGCGAAGAAAGATCCATACCACCTCATTTACTTCGTGCTCAACtacttcttcatcgtcacagcGCCAGTGTTCCTCGCAGCGGGCATATACACCATCCTCTCAGCCATGATCAACCAAATTGGCCAGAGATATGCCTTCCTACGGCCGAGGTTCATCCTAGCATTCTTTATTACATCCGATGCAATCGCAACGATTTTGCAGGTAGCAGGCGCTGCGATGATAGGCAAAGCCGAATCAGATAGGAAGGATCCCACTACACCTAACAACATCCTACTAGGTGGTCTGGCTGCACAAGTCTTCTCCATGGGTTCCTTCGTCATCCTAGCTGCGAGTTTCATATATCGCGCCCGGAAACACATCCGTAAACATAGGTTGACGGGCTTTACGGCTGTttttgcggcggcgacggTGCTGATTTATCTGCGGACGGCGTTTCGACTGGCGGAGACGGCGGAGGGTTTGTTCAGCAAACTGCAGACGAATGAGGTGTACTTTGCTACTCTTGAGTTTGCGCCGGTGGCTTTGGCactgttgctgttggcagTGTGGCATCCTGGCCGTTATCTGCCGAGAAAGGTCATGGCCGCTCAGGGTCATGCTGTGGATGGTGTGTAG